In Zunongwangia profunda SM-A87, the following proteins share a genomic window:
- a CDS encoding glycoside hydrolase family 97 protein, producing MKSVKFVLSIGCLIFANAIQAQVAEIKSPDQKIQLQVHENNGKVSYDIHYAEAQFLEDSPLGLKTSLGDFSSQLKFISAEVNTIENSYDLDRAKVSHVDYKATELVSKFINEHQDTLFVYFRVSNRDVAYSYTLKSKAGRSNVKIFEEASGFNLPDYATTYITPQALPMTGWMETKPSYEEEYTLGEKLGEPSTYGVGYTFPALFKLGEKGWVLISETGVDGGYPGSRLSESTQDGVFTVEFPQEGENNSIGDAFAAMAMPAKTPWRTITLGESLKPIVESTVAFDLVEPKYKPTIDYKMGRAAWSWIVWQDNSINYDDQIKYIDMASSLGFEYVLIDNWWDNNIGHKRMEKLVKYARSKNVEVLLWYNSNGYWNEAPQTPQDKMNTSIARKKEMEWLQKIGVKGLKIDFFGGDKQTTMKLYEDILTDANDYGLGITFHGCTLPRGWQKMYPNYVTSEAVLASENLIFRQDALDKHALNSTILPFIRNAVGAMDFAPVFLNQKMSREQKNGTIRSTTDAFELATSVLYFSPIQHFGLTPNNLEEQPDHVLDFIKEVPTVWDETIYIGGEPEDYCALARRKGDRWYVAVSNATKEQRKIALELPMLAGKEVKHLYDNKDQTAGYKTSKIKSNGTLEIELLPEGGAVLYEL from the coding sequence ATGAAATCAGTAAAATTTGTTCTCTCTATAGGGTGTTTAATTTTTGCGAATGCGATACAGGCACAGGTGGCAGAAATTAAAAGTCCAGATCAAAAAATACAATTGCAGGTACATGAAAACAACGGAAAAGTATCTTACGATATTCATTATGCCGAAGCGCAGTTTTTAGAAGATTCACCTTTAGGTTTAAAGACCTCGTTAGGAGATTTTTCATCTCAACTAAAATTTATTTCTGCTGAAGTAAATACGATCGAAAATTCATACGATCTCGATCGTGCTAAAGTTAGTCATGTAGATTATAAAGCAACCGAGTTGGTTTCGAAGTTTATAAATGAGCATCAGGATACCTTGTTTGTTTATTTTAGAGTTTCTAATCGCGATGTGGCTTATTCGTATACACTAAAATCGAAAGCAGGGCGATCTAATGTAAAGATTTTTGAAGAAGCTTCAGGTTTTAATTTACCAGATTATGCAACTACATATATTACGCCGCAAGCATTACCAATGACGGGCTGGATGGAAACTAAACCCTCTTATGAAGAGGAGTATACCCTAGGTGAAAAATTAGGAGAACCATCAACTTACGGAGTAGGATATACATTTCCTGCTTTATTCAAATTAGGTGAAAAAGGATGGGTTTTGATTTCTGAAACCGGGGTAGACGGAGGTTATCCGGGCAGTAGATTAAGTGAATCCACACAAGATGGGGTTTTTACGGTAGAATTTCCTCAGGAAGGAGAAAATAACAGTATTGGTGATGCGTTTGCAGCGATGGCTATGCCGGCAAAAACGCCGTGGCGAACCATCACTTTGGGGGAAAGTTTAAAACCAATTGTAGAATCTACCGTAGCATTCGATTTGGTAGAACCAAAATATAAACCTACAATCGATTATAAAATGGGACGAGCCGCCTGGAGCTGGATCGTCTGGCAGGATAACAGTATTAATTATGACGATCAGATTAAATATATCGATATGGCTTCGAGTTTGGGATTTGAATATGTTTTAATCGATAACTGGTGGGATAATAATATTGGTCACAAAAGAATGGAAAAACTGGTAAAATATGCCCGGTCCAAAAATGTAGAGGTGCTGCTATGGTATAATTCTAATGGTTATTGGAATGAAGCACCACAAACACCACAGGATAAAATGAATACCAGTATCGCCAGGAAAAAGGAAATGGAATGGCTGCAAAAAATAGGTGTGAAAGGTTTGAAAATTGATTTCTTTGGAGGAGACAAACAAACCACCATGAAGTTATATGAAGATATTTTGACAGATGCTAATGACTACGGACTGGGAATTACTTTTCACGGTTGTACGCTTCCAAGAGGCTGGCAAAAAATGTATCCAAATTATGTGACTTCAGAGGCTGTTTTGGCTTCAGAAAATCTAATCTTCCGTCAGGATGCTTTAGATAAACATGCTTTAAATTCAACAATATTACCTTTTATAAGAAATGCGGTTGGAGCAATGGATTTTGCCCCCGTGTTCTTAAATCAGAAAATGTCCAGGGAGCAGAAAAACGGCACCATAAGAAGTACTACAGATGCTTTTGAGCTGGCAACTTCTGTGTTGTACTTTTCGCCAATTCAGCATTTCGGTTTAACTCCAAATAATCTGGAAGAGCAGCCGGATCATGTTTTGGATTTTATAAAGGAAGTACCAACGGTCTGGGATGAAACCATTTACATTGGCGGAGAACCTGAAGATTATTGTGCCCTGGCACGTAGAAAAGGTGACCGGTGGTATGTTGCGGTTAGCAATGCCACAAAAGAGCAGCGAAAAATAGCATTAGAGCTACCTATGCTTGCAGGAAAAGAGGTTAAACATCTTTATGATAATAAAGATCAAACAGCAGGCTATAAAACCTCGAAAATCAAAAGTAACGGCACATTAGAAATTGAATTACTCCCTGAGGGCGGTGCCGTTTTATATGAATTATAA
- a CDS encoding ABC transporter permease has product MFRNYIRLAWRKIKADRLFSTLNILGLSIGLGITLLLFLFVFHEKSFDTMYPKKDRIVRVLLHTTNQQISETWCASPPAVGSAFQNEIPEIEKTVRFYHYAFGQPASISVNNKELIEPRFFYADEAIIDVFDLEFVHGNPNTALATPNTIIISESSAKRYFGNDNPIGKQLNLENYKDFEITGVFKDFPNNSTIDCNTIASFQSTNFAKNPTWDNASFETYALLSKNADLHLVEKKIAALIKKEVRDLWYTFSLQPFTKVHLYSANYSDSYSAQIGNIEEVRNLSFLAILILIIACINYMNLITARSQKRHKDIGINKTLGASTKSIILRFYAETALITLISISFSIILAIIAVPLFNQITGISLDYRNLFSPQFIISLFVIWAVTSLIAGSYPALHLSRIAPQIVVKSGFKSKTSGLLIRKGLVIFQFTASIILIIGVLVVYQQINFIKNRDLGFNPDKILAVSIGAAENKNSINSLKNKLQNSSNIIGVSSAQGFPGVDVSGRNIINPLTGNSYNIKTNNADSEIIDVLNLKLLAGEKLPETKAKNDSIVDVILNKKAVDFLGISPEEAIGKKVKLSLGNNSYVKGVVDNFNYSSLREGIGAYAFHNNATQEFHNYLLVKFRGNDISGVIEEVKEDFEDFIPNSAFQYSFLDKNLERFYASEQRMASIGLAFSILAVFIACLGLFGLAAFTAEQRSKEIGIRKVVGASVFKITKLLSLDFLMLVAISLVLAFPLAAWLMHSWLQNFAYRIKLSWIVFIVAGIIAIVIAIATVSFHAIKAAMANPVKSLKTE; this is encoded by the coding sequence ATGTTCAGAAATTATATAAGACTAGCTTGGAGAAAAATTAAAGCCGATAGGCTCTTCTCTACTCTTAACATTCTTGGTCTTTCTATCGGGCTGGGAATTACTCTTTTACTATTTCTTTTTGTTTTTCACGAAAAAAGTTTCGATACGATGTATCCTAAAAAAGATCGTATTGTCCGGGTTTTGCTTCATACTACAAATCAGCAAATTTCTGAAACTTGGTGTGCGAGTCCGCCTGCCGTTGGGTCGGCATTTCAAAATGAAATACCTGAAATCGAAAAAACCGTTCGGTTTTATCATTATGCATTTGGCCAGCCTGCTTCCATTTCGGTTAATAATAAAGAACTGATTGAACCGCGATTTTTTTATGCCGATGAAGCTATAATTGATGTTTTTGATCTGGAATTTGTCCATGGAAATCCTAATACGGCTTTAGCTACACCAAATACGATCATTATTTCTGAAAGTAGCGCTAAAAGATATTTTGGAAATGATAACCCTATTGGAAAGCAGCTAAACTTAGAAAACTATAAGGATTTTGAGATTACCGGAGTTTTTAAAGATTTCCCAAATAACAGCACTATAGATTGTAATACTATTGCTTCATTTCAATCTACCAATTTTGCCAAAAATCCTACCTGGGACAATGCGAGCTTTGAAACATATGCATTACTTTCTAAAAATGCTGATCTACATTTGGTAGAAAAAAAGATTGCAGCGCTAATTAAAAAAGAGGTTAGAGACCTCTGGTACACCTTTTCTTTACAGCCATTCACTAAAGTCCATTTGTATTCGGCAAATTATTCTGATTCGTATAGTGCCCAAATTGGAAATATCGAAGAAGTACGAAATCTTAGCTTTTTAGCCATACTTATATTGATTATTGCCTGCATCAATTATATGAATTTGATTACTGCAAGATCACAAAAAAGACATAAAGATATTGGGATTAATAAAACGCTGGGAGCTTCTACAAAATCGATCATTTTACGTTTCTATGCTGAAACGGCCTTAATTACACTTATTTCTATCTCTTTTAGTATCATTTTGGCCATTATTGCAGTACCATTATTTAACCAGATCACAGGAATATCGCTAGATTACAGAAATTTATTTTCGCCGCAATTTATTATCAGCCTTTTTGTGATCTGGGCAGTAACCAGCCTTATTGCCGGTTCTTATCCTGCGCTGCATTTATCCCGAATTGCACCGCAGATAGTCGTAAAATCCGGGTTTAAATCTAAAACTTCAGGTTTATTGATTAGAAAAGGCCTGGTTATTTTTCAGTTCACAGCATCGATTATTTTGATTATTGGGGTTTTAGTCGTTTACCAACAAATAAACTTCATTAAAAACAGAGATTTAGGCTTTAATCCAGATAAAATTCTGGCTGTATCTATTGGAGCAGCAGAAAATAAAAACAGTATAAACAGCTTAAAAAATAAGCTTCAAAATTCATCGAATATCATTGGGGTAAGCAGTGCCCAGGGATTTCCGGGAGTAGATGTTAGCGGTAGAAATATTATTAATCCTCTTACCGGCAATAGTTATAATATTAAAACCAACAATGCAGATTCAGAAATAATAGACGTACTTAATCTAAAGTTACTGGCCGGCGAAAAACTTCCAGAAACAAAAGCTAAGAACGATAGTATTGTAGATGTGATATTGAATAAAAAAGCGGTTGATTTTTTAGGAATATCACCTGAAGAAGCTATTGGTAAAAAAGTAAAATTAAGCCTGGGAAATAATTCTTACGTTAAAGGGGTTGTAGATAATTTTAATTACTCGTCGCTTCGAGAAGGTATTGGCGCTTATGCATTTCATAATAATGCGACGCAAGAATTTCATAACTATCTCCTGGTAAAATTTCGCGGAAATGATATCAGCGGAGTAATTGAAGAAGTAAAGGAGGATTTTGAAGATTTTATCCCAAATTCGGCATTTCAGTATAGCTTTTTGGATAAAAATTTAGAACGGTTTTATGCATCAGAGCAAAGAATGGCAAGTATCGGACTTGCATTCTCAATACTTGCAGTCTTTATCGCCTGCCTAGGATTATTTGGACTTGCTGCTTTTACTGCGGAGCAGCGCTCTAAAGAAATTGGAATCCGAAAAGTTGTTGGTGCCAGTGTCTTTAAAATCACTAAATTATTATCCTTAGATTTTCTAATGTTAGTAGCCATTTCGCTGGTATTGGCATTCCCATTAGCAGCATGGCTTATGCATTCATGGCTACAAAATTTTGCGTACCGAATAAAGCTTAGCTGGATTGTATTTATAGTAGCCGGTATTATTGCCATAGTTATAGCTATTGCAACAGTGAGTTTTCACGCTATAAAAGCGGCTATGGCTAATCCTGTAAAATCTTTAAAAACAGAATAG
- a CDS encoding TolC family protein produces MDLKSSIIILIIICPFLGRSQQDSVVLNLEHCITLALKNNPDLKSRKLNSESATVNFKQSRNEFLPSLNGSISGGITNGRSIDPYSNDVIEQQLNYSNAGLNLNAIVFDGFRLLNQLKRDKLNIKAAEAEVQEARQNLILDVTMAYLGILNAEDLLELAEIRRLNTQRQLDRLQKLNEEGNANPAEFNNIKGQYSADENSVIDAENNLKQSVSQLALLLNIDYKVFPEAYHSLEVYEKYNLSADHVFKEAVQNLATFKAREFRIKAAEKQVKIARSNYYPQVGLFAQLNTNYSSTARTFTENGSEIVETGSYIQYNGQSLPVLASQIQYATADISFLDQFSNNLNSGVGVSISIPIFNGFRAKNNVELQKINLKQSEIELESTKNQFRQRIIQVHADMETAYQKWQNLEEQVDAYQESFRVNEIRYNAGASTIVEYIVSKNSLDQSRINLANAKFQYLLRVKVMEYYRGNMETGS; encoded by the coding sequence ATGGACTTAAAATCATCAATCATCATACTCATCATTATTTGCCCATTTTTAGGTAGATCGCAACAAGATTCGGTCGTACTCAATCTGGAGCACTGTATCACTTTAGCTTTAAAAAATAATCCTGATCTAAAATCCCGAAAATTAAATTCAGAATCGGCCACTGTGAATTTTAAACAAAGTCGAAATGAATTTTTACCCAGCTTAAACGGAAGCATATCTGGCGGAATTACGAACGGGCGAAGTATCGACCCCTATTCTAATGATGTGATCGAACAACAACTGAATTACTCGAACGCCGGACTAAATCTTAACGCTATCGTTTTTGACGGATTTAGATTGCTAAACCAGTTAAAAAGGGATAAGCTGAATATTAAAGCTGCTGAAGCTGAAGTGCAGGAAGCACGTCAAAATCTTATTTTAGATGTCACCATGGCTTATCTGGGTATTTTAAACGCTGAAGATTTATTAGAACTCGCAGAAATCAGGCGCTTAAATACCCAAAGACAGCTGGATAGATTACAGAAATTAAATGAAGAAGGAAATGCAAATCCGGCAGAATTCAACAATATCAAAGGTCAATATTCGGCTGACGAAAACAGTGTTATTGATGCTGAAAACAATCTGAAACAATCGGTTTCTCAGCTAGCACTTTTACTAAATATTGATTACAAAGTTTTCCCAGAAGCGTATCATTCGCTTGAAGTTTATGAAAAGTACAATTTAAGTGCTGATCATGTTTTTAAAGAAGCGGTGCAAAACCTGGCTACCTTTAAAGCCCGGGAATTCCGAATTAAAGCTGCAGAAAAACAGGTGAAAATTGCCCGTTCCAATTATTATCCACAGGTTGGATTATTTGCGCAATTAAACACGAATTATTCCAGCACAGCACGTACGTTTACAGAAAATGGAAGTGAAATCGTTGAAACCGGGAGTTATATTCAGTATAATGGGCAATCGTTACCAGTACTGGCGAGCCAGATTCAGTATGCAACGGCCGATATTTCATTTTTAGATCAGTTTTCTAATAACCTCAATTCAGGTGTAGGGGTTTCTATAAGCATTCCTATCTTCAATGGATTCCGAGCTAAAAACAATGTCGAATTGCAAAAAATCAATCTAAAACAATCCGAAATTGAACTCGAAAGTACCAAAAATCAGTTTAGACAACGTATCATCCAGGTTCACGCTGATATGGAAACAGCTTACCAAAAATGGCAAAATTTAGAAGAACAGGTGGATGCCTATCAGGAAAGTTTTAGGGTTAATGAGATTCGATATAACGCTGGTGCTTCTACCATTGTAGAGTATATCGTAAGTAAAAACAGTTTAGACCAATCCAGAATTAACCTGGCTAATGCTAAATTTCAATATTTACTCCGAGTAAAAGTGATGGAATATTATCGCGGAAATATGGAAACGGGATCGTAG
- a CDS encoding ABC transporter ATP-binding protein encodes MLLELDHIYKWVTTGGRRTFLLNDLSLKVEEGEFISIMGPSGSGKSTLLNVIGMLDGFQEGEYKFLDETIHNMKEKHRSKLYKEYIGFVFQQYHLIDELTVYENIETPLLYKSVKSNERKALVGDMLDRFNIVGKKDLFPNQLSGGQQQLVGIARALISKPKLILADEPTGNLNSKQSDEIMQLFKQLNEEDGVTIIQATHSESNAAYASKIINLLDGSIAKS; translated from the coding sequence ATGTTATTAGAATTAGACCACATTTACAAATGGGTAACTACCGGCGGAAGAAGAACATTTCTCCTAAACGATTTAAGTCTTAAAGTTGAAGAAGGGGAATTCATTTCAATTATGGGGCCGTCAGGTTCCGGTAAATCTACCTTACTAAATGTTATCGGTATGTTAGATGGCTTTCAGGAAGGTGAATATAAATTTCTGGATGAAACCATTCATAATATGAAGGAAAAACATCGCTCTAAATTATACAAAGAATACATTGGTTTTGTATTTCAGCAATATCATCTTATCGACGAGCTTACCGTCTACGAAAACATCGAGACGCCGCTTTTATACAAAAGTGTAAAATCGAATGAACGTAAAGCACTGGTTGGTGATATGCTGGATCGCTTTAATATTGTAGGAAAAAAAGACCTTTTCCCAAATCAACTTAGCGGTGGCCAACAACAATTGGTAGGAATTGCGAGAGCATTAATTTCTAAACCCAAATTAATCCTTGCCGATGAGCCTACCGGAAACCTCAACTCCAAACAAAGCGACGAAATTATGCAGCTTTTTAAACAATTAAACGAAGAAGATGGGGTGACCATCATCCAGGCCACACACTCAGAAAGTAACGCAGCTTATGCCTCTAAAATCATCAATCTTTTAGACGGTAGTATCGCAAAATCTTAA
- a CDS encoding GNAT family N-acetyltransferase gives MQLETNRLQIVSFEAELFMPLYQLFCKNETVMQSAFKGRTLTKKEFLDILANDFILNDTDSIGFVCVLDKTTDDFVGFTGLIPCDFLGDKNDLEFGFVLHQEYWGKGFATEIGQFWIDFAKNELQRPRILAAASPKNHASINAIKKLGLTEVKEIASDDRGTRLVFLKEF, from the coding sequence ATGCAATTAGAAACCAACCGACTCCAAATTGTAAGTTTTGAAGCCGAATTATTTATGCCGCTTTATCAACTGTTTTGTAAAAATGAAACCGTAATGCAGTCGGCTTTTAAAGGTAGAACACTTACCAAAAAGGAGTTTCTGGACATTTTAGCCAATGATTTTATTCTGAATGATACTGATAGCATAGGTTTTGTGTGCGTTCTGGATAAAACCACAGATGATTTTGTAGGTTTTACAGGCTTAATTCCGTGTGATTTTCTTGGAGATAAAAACGATCTGGAATTTGGTTTTGTACTGCATCAGGAGTATTGGGGAAAAGGTTTTGCTACCGAAATTGGACAATTCTGGATTGATTTTGCTAAAAATGAGCTTCAAAGACCTCGAATTTTGGCGGCTGCGAGCCCAAAAAATCATGCATCCATAAATGCTATTAAAAAACTTGGATTAACTGAAGTCAAAGAAATCGCTTCCGATGATCGTGGAACACGATTAGTATTTTTAAAAGAATTTTAA
- a CDS encoding glycoside hydrolase family 43 protein → MRTKRSSINHALLMFLFFLFSTGLFAQSNLKVQTAIPIDSIRLSDPFILADKNTQTYYMTGTGGKLWKSKDLKLWDGPFTVVETDPDSWMGKRPMIWAAEIHQFKDKYYYFATFTNREVIIDTVKGNKIERRASHILVSDSPEGPYKPMEDKTYLPADKPTLDGTFWIDKDNKPYMVYCYEWLQNWDGTIEKIQLKPDLSGSIGEGELLFKASDSPWSKERTEDGKIKPNKVTDGPFLFETQTGKLGMIWTSWVFGDYVQGVAYSESGTLDGPWIQEKDPITPPNFGHGMMFKTFEGKLLMALHSHRVGARGNYIRIPALLEVDDSKNKIIVSSKK, encoded by the coding sequence ATGAGAACAAAAAGAAGCTCTATTAATCATGCGTTATTGATGTTCTTATTTTTTCTGTTTTCGACAGGCTTATTCGCTCAATCTAATCTAAAAGTGCAAACGGCTATCCCTATAGATTCTATTCGGCTTAGTGATCCTTTTATTTTGGCAGATAAAAACACCCAAACCTATTATATGACGGGTACTGGCGGTAAACTCTGGAAGAGCAAGGATCTTAAACTTTGGGATGGACCTTTTACGGTGGTAGAAACCGATCCTGATTCGTGGATGGGAAAGCGACCGATGATCTGGGCAGCGGAAATTCATCAATTCAAAGACAAATATTATTATTTTGCCACCTTTACCAATCGTGAAGTCATTATAGATACGGTGAAAGGCAATAAAATTGAACGTCGTGCCAGCCATATTCTGGTAAGTGATTCGCCAGAGGGTCCTTATAAACCAATGGAAGATAAAACCTATCTTCCGGCAGATAAACCAACTTTAGATGGAACCTTCTGGATAGATAAAGATAATAAGCCTTATATGGTTTATTGCTATGAATGGCTGCAAAACTGGGACGGTACGATAGAGAAAATCCAGCTAAAACCCGACCTAAGTGGTTCGATAGGTGAAGGCGAATTGCTATTTAAAGCAAGTGATTCCCCATGGAGTAAAGAGCGCACGGAAGATGGAAAAATAAAACCAAATAAAGTAACTGACGGCCCGTTTTTGTTCGAAACACAAACCGGAAAATTAGGGATGATTTGGACAAGCTGGGTGTTTGGAGATTATGTTCAGGGAGTAGCTTATTCTGAAAGCGGCACTTTAGACGGTCCCTGGATCCAGGAAAAAGATCCCATTACTCCGCCTAATTTTGGGCATGGGATGATGTTTAAAACCTTTGAAGGGAAGTTGTTAATGGCACTTCATAGTCATCGCGTAGGTGCCAGGGGGAATTATATTCGAATCCCTGCTTTGCTGGAAGTAGATGATAGCAAAAACAAAATTATAGTATCTTCAAAAAAGTAA